TCTTACACTCTTACAGTTGTTTACAGAGACGGTCTAAAGCACACCAAGAGCAATCAATTGCTTTAAACCACCACACAGTAGTACTGTACATTGCCTACCTCCTTTCGGCAAACTGTCTGAAATGAATGCTCAAATGttctttaagaaaaaaacaacaactttcaaTTCTCACTTTTAAGcatagacccccccccccccacctactCCCGATTCCatgaaaaagggggggggggcatcttCAGCTCACATTTCTGGCAAATTTCCTTTTTGAAttgcaactaaacattttttaatcaaagaccCATCGATTAAATACACATGGTATGTTCATAGTTTCATTTGGTCATCTTTGAGTTCGAATATCTAAATATTCCAGATTTAGAAAGTGGACCACGAAAAGACAAGTTGAAATTGTTTGAAATTTTCCCTAATTTTCTTTGTCCAATGAACAAATACTTCTAGGTTTTAAAAATTTGTGGTCAAGaggaaaaatgttttctttcttttaatacATTAAAACCGAAACACATCACCTGACATCACACAACCCAAAGTggtgtagaattttttttttttttttttctacaaagggaATTATCCTTCATGGTAATACATAGTCATTactattacaaattatattgtaTTTCTCACAAGGAAATAAGTTTTGGGTTGCTCTGATGATTTAACTCCATAAAACAAAATGTAAATTACTCATAATCCTGGCAGAATTATTTTACTCCCATATTTCAGTCATTAttacaaaatattaacaaaCACTGCTCTAGAAAACTATAAAAGTAAATTGCCAGGAAAAATAGGTAGTTCTAGCCCTGAAATGTAACAtggtatttaaaaacaaaataagaaccCACACCAATAATCTCTATATTTACATATTTCCTAGTATGGTAAATAATCCACTTTTGGACTGTTttccattgttttaaaaaaaaaaactattaagtGCCTGCCCTTAAGTGTCTTCTAGTTTACAACGTCTCTTCTTTACTGTATGATGGGTTTCCGAGTCCATCGGTTGAGTCTCTCTTTGCATTTCGGTTCTTTTGACACCTCCAGAGGATCACAGCAAAGATCAGGAGTAAAAGGAGAATCCCTCCTCCAATAATACCTCCTAACACCTCATAGCCTGATGACGAGGGAGGGTCATATCGCAAGCAGGAAAACTCTGTGGGTGTGCTGTGTCCTGCTTTATTAACTGCCTCCACACACACCTTGGTTCCAATTTCCAAAGACCCGACCAAACCTTGTCGAAAAGCTTCCCCAAATTCAATTGTTTTTTCGTCTTGTCCTTCCACCACTACTCTGTACTTAGTCACCACAGAGGTTGGAGCACACCATTTGACCTCAACTTTGCCCCTGTTTTCCCCCTTGTTGATTGGCATCAGTGCGTGTAAGCGTGGTGCATGAGGAGACTGGTCAGCTCCACTAATTCCAGGGCAGAGGCAACCAGTCTCTGCCAACAGCTTGGCACAGGGCACCTGATTCTCCAAACAAGGGTTAAAATTGCAGATTTCCCGTTGGAGAAACTTCCTCCTAGTAGTGGCATGCACTTCTGGAGGGTTTTTGCTGCCAGACTCATCATCTTCACCATAATCCCCACCATAATCGAGATCTAAACCGGTAATTAATCTAAATCGTGGACGAGTGATGGGAGGCGAAGTAGATGCAGCGTCTGTGATAAGGCAGGAGGGAAGGAGAGGCCAGGCACTCAGAAAGAGGAGAAGCACAGTTGGGTTCCTACGTAGTGATGTCATGTCTGTGGAGAGACGTCACAtggttgatgatgatgacaatacaaatacattaatttactggtatgttaatcataacaaaaattcacattttCATGCACACACTTAATAAGTGCACTTGCTAATGAGactggttttgctaagaaacaaTAGCATTATAGGCAGAGTACAGAACTTTGTCAAACACATTCAATCAGTATAGATAAAATCTTGATagacaatataattccttccccCTCACAATTCAAGGAAATTTTTGAAAGAGGGAACGTGTTTTATATATGTACTAATCCTTCtataaaaaatagcatattgtgataaagttcattattttctgtaatatactgataaacattagactttcatatattattttagattcattacacacaacagaagtagttcaagccttttattgttttaatattgatgattttggcaaaaaagtcatatattttagattcattacacacaactgaggtagttcaagccttttattgttttaatattgatgattttggcaaaaaagtccagaaaaacagaaaatccctatctaaaaaaattagcatatttcatccgatcaatacaaaaaaagtgtttttaaatacaaaaaaagtcaaccttcaattaattatatcagctatgaactcaatacttggtcgggaatccttttgcagaaatgactgcttcactgcggtgtggcatggaggcaatcagcctgtggcattgctgagTTGTTATGGAGGccaaggatgcttcgatagcggccttaagctcatccacagtgttgggtttggtgtctctcaacttgctCTTCACAATATTCCACAGATTCCCAActcggttcaggtcaggagagttggcaggccaattgagcacagtattgccatggtcagtaaaccatttaccagtggttttggcactgtgagcaggtgccaggtcgtgctgaaaaatgaaatattcatcTTCATTAAGGTTTTCAGCAAATAGAAGcaagaagtgctccaaaatgtcctgatagctagctgcattgaccctttccttgataaaacacaatagaccaacaccagcagctgacatggcaccccaaaccatcactgaccatgggtacttgacactggacttcaggcattttggcatttccttctccccagtcttccttcaaactctggcaccttgatttccgaatgacatggtgttatggtgttagcaaaatttgctttcgtctaaaaaaagttctttggaccactgagcaacaggccAATGCTGCTTCTATGTAACCCAGgtgaggcgcttctgccgctgtttcaggttcaaaagtggcttgacctggggaatgcggcacctgtagcccatttccagctcacgcctgtgcacggtggctctggatgtttctactccagactcaatctactgtttctgcaggtaacCCAAGGTctagaatcggcccttctccaaaatctttctcagggtatggtcacctcttctggttgtgcagcaattcttgccacactttttccttcctacAGACTTCCCATTGAGgttccttgatacagcactctgggaacagcctattcgctcagaaatttctttctgtgtcttagcctcttgcttgagggtgtcaataatggccttctggacagcagtcaggtcgggagTCTTGccaatgattgcggttttgagtaatgaatcaggctgggagtttttaaaagcctcaggaatctttcgcaggggtttcgagttaattcgttgattcagatgataaggttagtagcttctttagagtaccttttcatgatatgctaattttttgagatagggatttttggtttctcttgacttttttggcaaaatcatcaatattaaaacaataaaaggcttgaactacttcagttgtgtgtaatgaatcaaaaatatatgaaagtaatgtttatcagtacattagagaaaataatgaactttatcacaatacgcTAATATTTTCAGAAGGACCAGTACAAACAATGCTTCTAGTAGGATTAATAGTGTGCTTGGAgtagtacaacccctagcaaaaagtatggaatcaccagtctcggacgagcactcactcagacattttattatgtagaaaaaactcagataaaaaattttggaaaaaaataatgaattagttcaaaattgCAACTCCTCAGCTCTCAgacacactaaaagaaatgaataaaaaacattgtggtggtcagaaaATGTTAGTTTTatggagcaagtgcagggaagtaaatatagaatcactccattctgaagaacaaaatatggaatcactccattttaagTAGAACATACAGACAAACCCAGTCAATTttctttccttaattgggcccctgcctcagattagatctgctcgttagtcagcagttaaaaaccgtgcagttatcAAACCTTGGAGGGCTtgtggaccaagtggattcacaagaatcatggatccaacaagagagatgcctcttgagaccaaggagaggattatcaaacttcttgaagaaggtaacgctacacgtatggttgccaaagatgtgggctgttcacagtcagctggaCCAAGtatacaaacagcatggcaaggttgttaaagtcaAGCGTACTGGTAGACTGAGGAAGgcatccaaacgtcatgacaaaggccatatgtcttgaaaacagaagatgtacaacaagacaaatgaagaagaaatgggaggaagctggagtcaacgtatgtgacagaactgtgcaaaatcgtctaaaggaaatgggactttcatacaggaaagctaaaaggaaaccatcattgacacttaaaccgaaaagaacaagactgcaatgggctaaggagaggcaaccatggactgtgaatgactggatgaaggttattttcagtgatgggTCAAGAATcttcattggacaaggtgacgatgctggaacttttgttaggtgccattccagtgagatttacaaagatgactgcctggagAAAccctcaaaattccctcagtccttgatgatatggggcagcatgtcaggcaaaggcattggggagatggctgtggttaaaacttcaataaatgcacaagtctacattgaaattttagacaacattcttatcccttcaattgaaaatatgtttggggataatgaaatcattttccaagatgacaatgtatcatgccacagagctaaaactgttaaagcattccttggagaaagactcatccagtcaatgtcatggcctgcaagtaGCCCAGATCTCAGCCCTATTGAAAacttgtggtggaaattgaaagaaATGGTCAGCAAGGCTCACAGCAAGGCTctcacctgcaaggatgatctggcaactgcaattaaAGAGAGTTGgctccaaattgatgaagaatactatttgtcactcatcaagtcaatgcctcagagactgcaagctgtcataaaagccagaggtggtgcaactaaatacaaAAGATGttatttgattgttatttctttctcATGATTcgatatatttttcctcagaatggagtgattctatatttatttaccTGCACTCGCTctgtaaaagtaacatttactgaccaccacaatgttttttattcatttcttttagtgtttctgaatgctaaagagttgcactttggaactaattcattattttttcaagctttttatctgagttagttctccataataaaatgtctgagtgagggttcgtccgagactggtgattccatactttttgccaggggttgtatTTTAAAACAATTGAGATCTTTAGATAGAGatgcagccccccccccccccccctgacGAATTAAAAGATTTGcacaacatttttttctaatggaGTCACATTAGACAGGAGTACCTGTTGTAAAGTGtgtattttaaaacaaaaacaaaaaaattacaaaacaaaGGAAATAACCATGAGGTATAAATAATGTCTCAAAAATTTAGGGAGGAAAATAAAATTCATCAtactttttgtttatttgtatacattttttggTATTCACGCAACGTCTGAGCATGCATGTTTGTGTTTTACCTAAACAGGaaatgtggaaaataagttttgaTTTTACTTGGAAAATATTACCAGAAGGAAAAAGTCCCTAACTTTACAAAAGAGAAAATACTACTGGAGTCCTACCAATTAAGTGCACACACTTGTTCAATGGTTTCCGTGGAAACTTAACTTGAATCCAAGTGTAAGAAAACTGTTTCAGTTGATTGAGTAATCCGTTTTCTATTCAAACAAACCAATCTCTAAATATAAACCATTGCAAATTTCTATCTAGAACACAAATAAGTAAACTGGTTTACAGTACCTGTTGAATGGTGAGGAATATTTCTAGTGTCTTTCTCAGTCTATCCTTGTGAGTGCGCTTCTCGCTTTTTGTTCTCACTGTGAGTTTCTATAAAACttttctcctcctcctcctcctccccaACCTCTTTTTCTCCCCTTGGTGCCTCTCCCTCCCCCCTTCTCTATTTCACATGCTGCCTCtgctcatttttttcacaatgctgcCTTTCCCAACAGTGCTTCAAGCTACGATAACACTTTTATATGCCTATTGTGGAATTTATATGTGGACTAGTTTGTGCAATGTTACCATCAACTCATGCACTGCTCAGCATATTTATCTTTCTGCAGCATAAGGCTACTTGTGtgggacagctttttttttcttggttttgttgttgtttttttgtgtgctaaAAGCTGTGACAGAAAGTTCCGACACGCTATGCAGGTGCTCCAATGAATTGTACATTGGGTCAGCATCACTGTGTGCTTTTGAGAGTAGGGGGTGAGGAATGCACACTTGTTTATTTCTAATAGTCTCCATGCAGCGCTGGCAGCCCATTTTGTCACTGAAGAGGAACAATGAATGTTAACCTCTTTGTGGAGTAAAGCTGTGAAAGATATCAAGCTCTCTGTATTTACTCATGAATTTGAATAAGATGAAGGAACATTTATTTGGTTTTCCATAACAAATTCCTTTATAGACAACTTTTGTTCCTTCAAAAGAATGTACGGTATGACTGCAAACTGCACCTAAGTGAGATCGTGTGAATGCGAACTTTTATGACTTAATCGTGTCATGTTCATATGAAGTGTGGCCTATTTGATAACAAATCTAGTagtaataaattattgaaaagatTAAACAACCCTTTGAAGAGCACAGCCAAATACGACTTTGTGAATGGAATTCCTTACTGTTTCACCATTACACATGACACTGAAAAATGTGTGTTAAAATGCACACAGTTGTGTGCATGTCAACTATACCCACAACGACTACACATGAACAGATGGAAAACAGCTTTAGTGGGGTCATTTAGGCCGAATCCTGCAGTGCAAAATGGATTtacaagaatacaaacaatttaGATTGAGTCCGGAGTTTTGTTTTGCAATTTGTAATCCATAAAACAACTCTTTCGGAGTGTTGCTGATTATTTTCAGACAAGCAGATTTATTGAGGGTCTGGGAGTGCAGGGTGAAAAGAAGTCACAAGTTCTTTATTAGTTTTTATGAAGGACAAAATGGTTGCACTATTTGGAGACAAACCAAATCACAGAAGAGTGTCTTTAATCTTCGTATTTGTCTTCAGGTATTTTGGGCCCGAAGGACAACCATTTCTTCCAGCCCCCATGAGCCACACTGGCCACAAATGCGGGCGCTTTTAAGTTTCACAAAACTGTAACGAGATGGTACATGTTGCGATGGCTTATCAGACTTTGATTCATTTCAGTCTTCTTTTCAGAACACTCTGTCTCCAGAATGTCTAAAGCCTTAACTTTTTTTCCAAACACTCTTATGGGACATATTCAATTAGCTTTGGTTTGTTATActctgaacatttaaacatcTGTTTACTATTTATGCATACAGATTACGCGCATTCAGTGAAGTGGGTGTGTTGTTTCTTTTGAGAAATGTGTCTGTCCATAAATCTATGAATAATCTTTGAGGAAGTGTCATATGCGGTAAAGACGTCAAACAGGATGACAGACTCATAATGCTGAAATGAAAGATTTCATAAAATAAATTTCACACAGAGATAAGTAGTGAGGTTTATGACCGAAAGAGGCTGACTAGTATAATTAGTCACATTTACAAAGTATCATTCCAAACAGTCGCATATACAGTATTCCGTTTGAATTAACAGTTTGGTATTAAAAACtggtatatatatcaggggtcgcgttaaccgaatattttccgtcgttgaccggttttttaaaacggtgacggaaaaagctgaagtccgtccgtcattttgacaggttgcaattcacaccccagaccacagggtggcatattaattagctattgtctctcttaatgcatgacgtcgttggctattctgtcagaatattgtagcgtcaccgtggtctggcggcagcaccgtgattgacacatcaacgcgaggttcttattggtgcacccggtgtgccagcgcgtcatccaattggtggactagattgtcgcctgtgtatagacaagtttcgaaggtacttccggtttacttccttatgtcttccttccccttccgtttccgcctgtttaccgtTGTTAAGTCAgtggcggtggaatcgaagttgggaggtctttatagaccctacgcaccgacgtcacaaaatcacgtgctcgctgtatggttccgcccacttgtccgtcactttgtgtctgtattatcaattgtCTCAatagatcgagcaatttataatgcatttcatggaagacccggtgctttcggatgccgtaaactcacttgatgcgttgcataaaaggcgttatgtggaaaagcttcagtttatccattcgccagatccatatttgatgcctaaatcgatgtttttcgacccgctgtctccgccgtatttgcctgacatctgctagctaccctgaactgtacaactatcttgtccacacaaaatcagcctattctcacgaaagtttgaaaaactttaagagcttggaggcttataaatacttcgttgctggttgggtgaaacaggtcctcgtccacgaaaattcggcaggaatctatcttgtgcttggaaaggtgagttacgaaattttcaattcaaaatcttttgttattgctaacatccactgtcaagtctaatgtatttcatgtcgtttgtcaatggagttagggcttttaatgtttatatggtttagcgatagcactctcactacatacatacgtgtatgttgtcggcgattagcctagcaatgatcttaattgtggttgtcagcccaaaaccctctaaatatatattaaatgcatcttaccagatataaaatgactactacataatctgtggtaatcgtttggagcccagtgttctcgtcgaattgcagcagcccatctcgctctcttctctccgggtctctcggaatccggtagaacttcaagtctctccgtcttctccgtctatcttctctgttattgcaaccgaccgccacacacgccttcaccattacagcgtgtttttctgctccttaacattaataatcaaaatggtgaaggcgtgtgtggctgttggttgcactaacagagaagatggaaggagagacttgaagttttaccgtattccaagggatccaaagaggagagcgaaatggacggctgcaattcgacgtgaaaactgggcaccaaaaaatcaccacagactatgtagtagtcattttatatccggtaagatgcatttaagatatacttagagggttttgggctgacaaataaccacaattaagatcattgctaggctaatcgccgacaacatacacgtatgtatgtagtgagagtgctatcgctaaaccatataaacattaaaagccttaactccattgacaaacgacatgaaatacattagacttgacagtggatgttagcaataacaaaagattttgaattgaaaatttcgtaactcacctttccaagcacaagatagattcctgccgaattttcgtggacgaggacctgtttcacccaaccagcaacgaagtatttataagcctccaagctcttgaagtttttcaaattttcgtgagaagaggctgattttgtgtggacaagataattgtaaatatcagcgtagcagatgttaggcagacagggcgaagacagtgggtcgaaaaacatcgatttgggcatcaaatatggatctggcgactgtatagaacgaagcttttccacataacgccttttatgcaacacatccagtgagtttacggcatcagaaagcaccgggtcttccatgaaatgcattttaaattcctcgatcaattgaaaccaatgctaatacagagacaaaatgacggacaagtgggcggaaccatacagcgagcacgtggttttgtgacgtcggtgggtagggtctatacaagatcccgggaatgttattttgatgtaggcgggtggagaaccaagccaaggcctccatgcttcgtaccatgtcgatttccaaaccatgggtgctcgtactcgtcatacaggtgggagggaaggagatggacaaaactgacagctcctgcagtcatgcccccgctgttatggaaggtaatgtgctctaaaaatacgaaacctaaaatctggcgcatgaaacgacttgttgcctttgctattgatattacgatgatgattgtaattacgaagtttaatcatttttacaacaactagcttctgctactgctgctagccgcctgttgctaattgtgtttgaatgcaccgcataaatccaagtgttacaagtttttattcatttgtttacagctgggaaatgctgttataaaagagaagacaacttgacttgtacgttgatggacatatatcgaacatatatagtttgcgttccacaatgatgatgacagctcgactcccgggagaggccgagagaggcaggaattgtgacagacggtggttcgccgagatcgccgtgatccaactacgaacttgtgaacggtagcgtctttaaatatatgctattggagctggaattaccgaggacgggaaaaaagcacatctaaatgccaccgagggcctccgtgatgtcgctatttgttcacgaggctccggagctctgcggtctgatatcacattctcgtatgttatttttgcaatacttttataaatgtgatttattgacctgttttggagtgcaccaatcgttttaaataaaacaagaaattgaatcatgtctaaatgttttattgcgatcaatgcctgcaataaaaaaaagaatgacatactatttgtgtttacatcatatgtacataaccttgtagcatttccttgtaacaaaacaatccatgtcagcccttctgcagtcggcaaatgtaatattacttgtaatttcaccacattttggtcactaatggccgtagtatcaatccattcctcacgttaacaTAGGCTGACCGTTgataataattttgtccacgaatgatcaacgaagtgacacgaactgccatccaatctcatctacgtgtcatctaggtcgtgctgaatcaatttttgaagattccatgggtttctctggcttgatttcaTAGTTTTATCGTCGTTaatacactgctaatacactgccactcgaccggaccggaagtgcgaagcagacattttccaagatggcggcgcccttatttcgctcaggaaacttgtctatagacctcaatcacatgacgtcacaactccgccccctgactggagcagccatattgtccgtcagctcgtcgtgtttacacattaccgctacgtacatgcctcctattacagcgtgtttttctgctcgttaacattaataatcaaaatggcgaaggcgtgtgtggcggttggttgcagtaacagagaagatagacggagagacttgaagttctaccgtattctgagagacccgaagaggagagcgagatggactgctgtaattcga
This Corythoichthys intestinalis isolate RoL2023-P3 chromosome 11, ASM3026506v1, whole genome shotgun sequence DNA region includes the following protein-coding sequences:
- the si:ch1073-303k11.2 gene encoding leucine-rich repeat neuronal protein 4, which codes for MTSLRRNPTVLLLFLSAWPLLPSCLITDAASTSPPITRPRFRLITGLDLDYGGDYGEDDESGSKNPPEVHATTRRKFLQREICNFNPCLENQVPCAKLLAETGCLCPGISGADQSPHAPRLHALMPINKGENRGKVEVKWCAPTSVVTKYRVVVEGQDEKTIEFGEAFRQGLVGSLEIGTKVCVEAVNKAGHSTPTEFSCLRYDPPSSSGYEVLGGIIGGGILLLLLIFAVILWRCQKNRNAKRDSTDGLGNPSYSKEETL